In Zingiber officinale cultivar Zhangliang chromosome 6A, Zo_v1.1, whole genome shotgun sequence, a single genomic region encodes these proteins:
- the LOC121995882 gene encoding uncharacterized protein LOC121995882 isoform X2, which produces MPSFWNSIIYAMKVGGPLLEVLRLVDEEKKPAMGYIYEAMDRAKEKIAKAFGNNEDRYQDVFEIIDHRWQLQLHQDLHAAGYFLNPEFFYSNSEIEQDEEVVMGLYNLISRLTDDPESEGTIHTELLKYKQAEGLFGKQIAIQMRKVVSPAAWWNSYGASTPKLQRLAQKILSLTCSSSGCERNWSVFEHDSSTTNSHEQCRNWCKCNLHKSGKELPKT; this is translated from the exons ATGCCTTCATTTTGGAATTCCATCATTTATGCTATGAAAGTTGGTGGTCCATTATTGGAGGTACTTCGGTTGGTGGATGAGGAGAAGAAGCCTGCCATGGGTTATATATATGAGGCAATGGATAGGGCTAAGGAGAAAATAGCAAAAGCCTTTGGTAATAATGAGGATAGGTACCAAGATGTTTTTGAGATAATTGACCATAGGTGGCAGTTGCAGCTCCATCAAGATTTGCATGCAGCGGGTTATTTCTTGAACCCCGAGTTCTTTTACTCAAATTCTGAGATAGAACAAGATGAAGAAGTAGTTATGGGGTTGTACAATTTAATCAGTAGGTTGACTGATGATCCCGAGTCAGAGGGAACAATACATACAGAGTTGTTAAAATACAAACAAGCCGAAGGTCTTTTTGGAAAGCAAATTGCAATCCAAATGAGAAAGGTTGTATCACCAG CTGCATGGTGGAACTCGTATGGAGCTTCAACACCAAAGTTGCAAAGACTTGCCCAGAAGATACTCAGTCTCACTTGTAGCTCTTCTGGTTGTGAGCGCAATTGGAGTGTGTTTGAACAT GATTCATCCACTACCAATAGCCACGAGCAATGCAGGAATTGGTGCAAATGCAATCTTCATAAATCAGGAAAGGAACTGCCAAAAACATGA
- the LOC121995882 gene encoding uncharacterized protein LOC121995882 isoform X3, whose amino-acid sequence MPSFWNSIIYAMKVGGPLLEVLRLVDEEKKPAMGYIYEAMDRAKEKIAKAFGNNEDRYQDVFEIIDHRWQLQLHQDLHAAGYFLNPEFFYSNSEIEQDEEVVMGLYNLISRLTDDPESEGTIHTELLKYKQAEGLFGKQIAIQMRKVVSPAAWWNSYGASTPKLQRLAQKILSLTCSSSGCERNWSVFEHLHSKKRNRLE is encoded by the exons ATGCCTTCATTTTGGAATTCCATCATTTATGCTATGAAAGTTGGTGGTCCATTATTGGAGGTACTTCGGTTGGTGGATGAGGAGAAGAAGCCTGCCATGGGTTATATATATGAGGCAATGGATAGGGCTAAGGAGAAAATAGCAAAAGCCTTTGGTAATAATGAGGATAGGTACCAAGATGTTTTTGAGATAATTGACCATAGGTGGCAGTTGCAGCTCCATCAAGATTTGCATGCAGCGGGTTATTTCTTGAACCCCGAGTTCTTTTACTCAAATTCTGAGATAGAACAAGATGAAGAAGTAGTTATGGGGTTGTACAATTTAATCAGTAGGTTGACTGATGATCCCGAGTCAGAGGGAACAATACATACAGAGTTGTTAAAATACAAACAAGCCGAAGGTCTTTTTGGAAAGCAAATTGCAATCCAAATGAGAAAGGTTGTATCACCAG CTGCATGGTGGAACTCGTATGGAGCTTCAACACCAAAGTTGCAAAGACTTGCCCAGAAGATACTCAGTCTCACTTGTAGCTCTTCTGGTTGTGAGCGCAATTGGAGTGTGTTTGAACAT CTTCATTCCAAGAAAAGGAATAGATTGGAGTAA
- the LOC121995882 gene encoding pentatricopeptide repeat-containing protein At1g52620-like isoform X1: MRRALTAAATLLHRRSPVVFISTSASPLSPPPPLEPSAFLTDVELAEIRLLVRRLCESDRHDAAVRLITTALLADPPLDALPIASLADRLSSLPDMVAAMSLLTALRYHPRHPSPIPFCYSLISSYFQNSRPKEAAKVLSWLFRSDTPCRPDAEVYRISVEGFCRLGRMLDALIAVKEMVSDRITPASETRVTIYRGLLQQARVDEAQELDPALMVIEQSGEGFGDVLKLLDRIIKNWE; the protein is encoded by the coding sequence ATGAGGAGAGCTTTGACGGCGGCGGCGACACTTCTCCACCGGCGGTCTCCCGTCGTCTTCATTTCCACTTCGGCCTCTCctctttctcctcctcctcccctcGAACCCTCGGCCTTCCTCACCGACGTCGAGCTCGCGGAGATCCGCCTCCTCGTTCGTCGCCTCTGCGAGTCCGACCGACACGACGCAGCCGTCCGCCTCATCACCACCGCCCTCCTCGCCGACCCCCCTCTCGATGCCCTCCCCATCGCCTCCCTGGCCGACCGCCTCTCCTCCCTCCCGGACATGGTTGCCGCCATGTCCCTCCTCACCGCACTCCGCTACCACCCCCGCCATCCCTCCCCGATCCCCTTCTGCTACTCCCTCATCTCCTCCTACTTTCAAAATAGCCGCCCTAAAGAGGCCGCCAAGGTCCTTTCTTGGCTCTTCCGGTCTGATACCCCATGCCGGCCCGACGCGGAGGTCTACCGGATCTCAGTGGAAGGATTTTGCCGGCTCGGCAGGATGCTCGATGCTCTTATTGCCGTCAAGGAGATGGTCTCCGATAGGATAACTCCGGCAAGCGAGACGCGGGTGACAATCTACCGGGGACTGCTCCAGCAGGCTCGGGTCGACGAGGCACAGGAGCTGGATCCCGCATTGATGGTGATCGAGCAGAGTGGTGAAGGATTCGGTGATGTTTTGAAGCTTCTTGACAGAATAATTAAGAACTGGGAGTAA
- the LOC121995881 gene encoding oxygen-dependent coproporphyrinogen-III oxidase, chloroplastic-like has protein sequence MPSAAAASVTATSSLFFVGQTLKPPALIRFRRSASTEVFSSRARFLRLVPVRAAVAIEKETPENERPETFLREADGSHSAAASASASVRARFERMIREAQDEVCAAIEEADGGGTFREDVWSRPGGGGGISRVLQDGAVWEKAGVNVSVVYGIMPPEAYRAAKGEAGATDGSAKAGPVPFFAAGISSVLHPKNPFAPTLHFNYRYFETDAPKDAPGAPRQWWFGGGTDFTPAYIFEEDVKHFHMIQKQACDKFDPSFYPRFKKWCDDYFIIKHRNERRGLGGIFFDDLNNYDQEMLLAFSTECTKSVVPAYIPIIERRKNTPFNEQHKEWQQLRRGRYVEFNLVYDRGTTFGLKTGGRIESILVSLPLTARWEYDHQPEEGTEEWKLLDACKNPKEWL, from the exons ATGCCCTCGGCCGCTGCCGCCTCTGTCACCGCcacttcctctcttttcttcgtTGGTCAAACCCTCAAGCCTCCCGCCCTCATCCGTTTCCGCCGCTCCGCCTCTACAGAGGTCTTCTCCTCCCGCGCCCGATTCCTGCGCCTCGTCCCCGTCCGCGCCGCCGTTGCCATCGAGAAGGAGACCCCCGAGAACGAGCGGCCCGAGACCTTCCTCCGCGAGGCCGATGGATCCCATTCCGCCGCTGCATCAGCGTCCGCCTCCGTTCGCGCCCGCTTCGAGCGGATGATCCGGGAGGCTCAGGATGAGGTGTGCGCCGCTATCGAGGAGGCCGATGGCGGAGGAACGTTCAGGGAGGATGTTTGGTCGCGGCCGGGAGGAGGGGGCGGCATCAGCCGGGTCCTGCAGGACGGGGCGGTGTGGGAGAAGGCCGGGGTTAATGTATCGGTGGTGTACGGGATTATGCCGCCGGAGGCTTATCGTGCCGCCAAGGGGGAGGCTGGAGCCACGGATGGGTCGGCAAAGGCGGGGCCTGTACCGTTCTTTGCAGCTGGAATCAGTTCG GTTTTGCATCCCAAAAATCCATTTGCACCAACATTGCATTTCAACTACCGGTACTTTGAAACTGATGCACCAAAAG ATGCTCCTGGGGCACCCAGGCAATGGTGGTTTGGTGGTGGCACTGATTTCACCCCTGCTTATATCTTTGAGGAAGATGTTAAGCATTTCCACATG ATCCAAAAGCAAGCATGTGATAAATTTGATCCAAGTTTCTATCCCCGATTCAAGAAATGGTGTGATGATTACTTCATTATAAAG CATCGCAATGAAAGGCGTGGCTTAGGTGGCATATTTTTTGATGACCTTAACAACTACGATCAGGAGATGCTTCTTGCTTTCTCTACGG AATGCACAAAATCTGTTGTCCCAGCATACATTCCCATTATAGAACGAAGGAAAAACACACCTTTTAACGAGCAGCACAAGGAGTGGCAACAATTACGAAGGGGACGCTACGTAGAATTCAATCTG GTATATGATCGCGGCACAACATTTGGTCTGAAGACCGGAGGACGGATCGAAAGCATCCTTGTTTCCCTTCCACTAACTGCTCGGTGGGAATATGACCAT CAACCCGAGGAAGGAACCGAAGAATGGAAACTCTTAGACGCATGTAAAAACCCAAAGGAATGGCTCTAA